The genomic segment GATACCGGCGAGCTGGGCTCAAAACGCGTGCAGGCAACCTTCCGCGTGCTTTTCCGCACGGACATGGCCATCTTCGTGAACGACGGCAACCCCTTTTCCGCCAGCGAGTTGGAGTTCCTGCAGCGCATCCGCGGGATGAAGATCCCGCTGCTGGTGGCCTTCAACAAACAGGACCTCCGCGCGCCCGCTCCCGCCAATCTGGATTATTGCCTGAAACACGGGCTGGACTGGGTTCCCGTCTCTGCCAGCCACAAAGAGAACATCCTGGCGGCCAAGGAAAAGCTGATCGAACTGGCGCCGGCGCATCTGAAAGAGGACCGGCCATTGGTGAGCGATATCGTGAAACCCGGCGAGCGCGTGATCCTGGTGACGCCGATCGACTCCGCGGCCCCCAAAGGCAGGCTGATCCTGCCGCAGGTGCAGGTGCTGCGCGATCTGCTGGACAGCGGCACGGTGCCCCTGGTGGTGCGGGAATTTGAACTCAAGCAGGCTTTGGCCGCGCTGAAAGAGGATCCGGACCTCGTGATCACCGATTCCCAGGCCATCGAACTGGTGGTGCGGGACCTGCCTCCGAGCGTGAAACTAACCACTTTCTCCATCCTCTTTGCCCGCTACAAGGGCGATCTGGGCATCCTGGCGGAGGGGATCCGGCAGATCGACAAGCTGAAGGACGGCGACAGGGTCCTGATCGCGGAAGCCTGTTCCCACCACGTTCAGAAGGACGACATTGGCCGGGTGAAGCTGCCCCGCTGGCTGAGGGAATACACCAAAAAG from the Candidatus Cloacimonadota bacterium genome contains:
- the hydF gene encoding [FeFe] hydrogenase H-cluster maturation GTPase HydF, translating into MSSTPRGERLIITLLGNRNSGKSSLINALTNQEIAIVSDTPGTTTDPVDKRYELLPLGPVTFYDTAGLDDTGELGSKRVQATFRVLFRTDMAIFVNDGNPFSASELEFLQRIRGMKIPLLVAFNKQDLRAPAPANLDYCLKHGLDWVPVSASHKENILAAKEKLIELAPAHLKEDRPLVSDIVKPGERVILVTPIDSAAPKGRLILPQVQVLRDLLDSGTVPLVVREFELKQALAALKEDPDLVITDSQAIELVVRDLPPSVKLTTFSILFARYKGDLGILAEGIRQIDKLKDGDRVLIAEACSHHVQKDDIGRVKLPRWLREYTKKDLIFETYAGHDFPPNLEEYALCVHCGACMLNQMEMSRRIVEAQRRGVPITNYGLTIAKVHGYFDRSIAPLGL